One stretch of Rhodoferax lithotrophicus DNA includes these proteins:
- the mltA gene encoding murein transglycosylase A: protein MSDLKGALRFTWLVMLSAVLVSCGTAPKITQTVPPQVEGHAAPGVSAGVPQDVANLPNLQRANSRWVAVPWSELPGLESDALFEAWNAWLKSCERPGSIFAPLCPEVRRLSIGTDEEQRQWLIDRLQPYRVESLQDSSAGLLTAYYEPELEARRVPSPGFEVPLFQPPLSGGSRKPWFSRQEIDTLPEAKAALRGREIAYVANPVEAMLLHIQGSGRLKMTEPDGSQKWVRLAYAANNGWPYQSIGRWLLDQGELRDASWPGIHAWMLQNPQRVSELLWRNPRVVFFKEEALNDFDSGFGPRGAQGVPLTPGRSIAVDPDSIPFGTPVWLASNGPQLSLQRLVLAQDTGTAIRGAVRADYFAGWGAQAGELAGRLKQPLRLWVLWPKPR from the coding sequence ATGAGTGATTTGAAGGGAGCGCTGCGTTTTACGTGGCTTGTGATGCTGTCTGCGGTGTTGGTGTCATGTGGCACTGCGCCCAAAATCACCCAGACGGTACCTCCTCAGGTTGAAGGGCATGCGGCACCTGGGGTGTCTGCAGGCGTACCGCAGGATGTGGCCAACTTGCCCAACCTGCAGCGTGCCAATAGCCGCTGGGTGGCGGTGCCGTGGAGTGAGTTACCGGGTCTGGAGTCAGATGCCCTGTTTGAGGCCTGGAATGCCTGGCTTAAAAGCTGTGAACGCCCTGGTTCGATCTTTGCACCGTTGTGCCCGGAAGTGCGCCGTTTGAGTATTGGGACTGATGAGGAGCAGCGTCAATGGTTGATTGATCGCTTGCAGCCGTACCGCGTGGAGTCACTGCAAGACAGCAGTGCGGGTTTGTTGACCGCTTATTATGAGCCTGAGCTGGAGGCACGACGTGTACCAAGCCCAGGCTTTGAGGTGCCATTATTTCAACCTCCGTTGAGCGGCGGCAGCCGCAAGCCCTGGTTCTCGCGCCAAGAGATAGACACCTTGCCGGAGGCGAAGGCTGCTTTGCGTGGGCGTGAAATTGCTTATGTGGCTAACCCGGTAGAGGCCATGTTGCTGCATATTCAGGGCTCCGGCCGCTTGAAAATGACCGAGCCCGATGGTAGCCAGAAATGGGTGCGACTGGCTTATGCTGCCAATAACGGATGGCCCTACCAAAGTATTGGTCGCTGGCTGTTGGATCAAGGTGAGTTGCGCGATGCATCCTGGCCCGGTATTCACGCCTGGATGCTGCAAAACCCGCAACGTGTTTCCGAGTTGTTATGGCGTAACCCGCGCGTGGTGTTTTTCAAGGAAGAAGCCTTGAACGACTTCGACAGTGGTTTTGGGCCACGTGGTGCGCAGGGGGTGCCGTTGACGCCAGGTCGATCCATTGCGGTTGACCCGGACAGCATCCCGTTTGGTACGCCCGTCTGGCTGGCCTCCAACGGGCCGCAATTGAGCTTGCAGCGGCTGGTGTTGGCGCAAGATACGGGTACCGCCATTCGTGGTGCGGTGCGTGCAGATTATTTTGCGGGTTGGGGTGCGCAGGCGGGTGAGCTTGCGGGTCGGCTCAAGCAGCCGCTACGTCTGTGGGTGTTGTGGCCCAAGCCTAGATGA
- a CDS encoding carbon-nitrogen hydrolase family protein — translation MKVAVIQMVSGVDVQINVKQAGELLQSAAQAGAELLVLPEYFCLIGQHDADKLAIGEDEGHGPLQQFLSDTARHLGIWLVGGTIPLRSVSSPEAGAAPSDAQRVCNSSLVFSPAGECVARYDKIHLFRFDNGRERYDESLVLQSGHVPVTFDVPSQDGHTWRIGLSVCYDLRFPELYRAYAQAGAHVMLVPSAFTHTTGQDHWEVLLRARAIENLAYVAAAAQGGLHDNQRRTWGHAMLVDPWGKVLAQRAQEAGVVLADFDFAALNACRNRLPALQHRVL, via the coding sequence ATGAAAGTTGCCGTCATTCAGATGGTCTCAGGCGTAGATGTTCAGATCAATGTGAAACAAGCCGGTGAGTTGTTGCAGTCCGCTGCCCAAGCGGGTGCGGAACTGTTGGTGTTACCCGAGTATTTTTGCCTGATTGGTCAACATGATGCGGACAAGCTGGCCATCGGGGAGGACGAAGGTCATGGCCCGTTGCAGCAATTCTTGTCTGACACCGCACGTCATCTGGGTATCTGGCTGGTCGGGGGAACGATTCCATTGCGCAGCGTATCCAGTCCAGAGGCTGGCGCTGCGCCGTCTGATGCCCAAAGGGTGTGCAATAGCAGTCTGGTGTTTTCGCCAGCAGGTGAATGTGTGGCGCGCTACGACAAGATTCATTTGTTCCGGTTTGACAATGGCCGGGAGCGTTATGACGAGTCCTTGGTGCTTCAATCGGGTCATGTGCCGGTGACGTTTGATGTGCCCTCCCAAGACGGTCACACCTGGCGTATCGGGTTGAGTGTGTGTTATGACTTGCGATTTCCCGAGCTTTATCGGGCTTATGCCCAGGCTGGTGCACATGTGATGCTGGTGCCCAGTGCGTTCACCCATACCACCGGGCAAGATCACTGGGAGGTGTTGTTGCGTGCCCGGGCCATTGAAAACCTGGCCTATGTGGCGGCAGCCGCACAAGGCGGGCTGCATGACAACCAGCGTCGCACCTGGGGGCATGCCATGCTGGTTGACCCCTGGGGCAAGGTGTTGGCGCAACGCGCCCAAGAGGCAGGGGTGGTGCTGGCTGATTTTGATTTTGCGGCTTTAAATGCCTGTCGAAATCGCCTGCCTGCCTTGCAGCATCGTGTGTTATGA
- a CDS encoding YhdP family protein — MTPVPSKLLKTWSGLTRWLLSLVVLAWLLLGLAWSVLHWWIVPRIDSFRPQLEAQASRALGVPVSVESITAQSSGMVPSFELVNVRLNDAQGREALSLPRVLVALSVRSLFRLGFEQIYIDVPKLDVRRLPDGRVTVAGLDVAGVPAADSAMLNWFFSQLEFAIHDGVVRWTDEQRDAEPIVLQHVDVVARNRGRHHDLRLDATPPEIWGERLSLRGRFVQPLLTRQNGRWQEWDGQLYAISERVDLSQLRRYVNLGVDIRQGRGALRTWIDVSQGQPAAAMVDVALTEVDMTLGKTLQALALQRVQGRVGGRLLASGFELSTQTLSFETTDGLHWPGGNVHVLYMAGEGHIPPRGEVQADQLDLAALAQVVQRLPVDAQWREKLLLYAPKGITEKLALTWQGPVGGLQSYTAKGRLSQLEVAAVAPTPGVRGLSVDFELDQQAGRANVRLDQGLLDVPGVLQDSQIEVAQLTALARWQVNGERIAVQFPEVNFANADGEGKAQIKWETSDAAKSPGHSRFPGVLDLQATLSRVEGNRVYRYLPLVIDQLARDYVRDAITAGQASNVRFVIKGDMSQMPQSDARQGVFRISADVRDAALSFVPRTLQTPQELPWPSLTELNGQLLIDRLQLQVKQARARLAEAPGVQISQTSVTIADLRHTSVNVNADLKGSLPEALRVINASPMGGLLGFALAHAGVTGQAEAKLKLVLPIAQLNQSTVQGSVALNGNDVQITPDSPKLTRTRGQLNFTQAGLSLSAVQARMLGGDVRLDGGLVFDPSTTAAKGAPSVIRATGMASAEGLQQATELGFVARLAQQASGMTAYNATLGFRQGQTELLVQSNLQGLALSLPAPLQKSALTMLPLRFQTELLNGVAQAGTSKVMLSDRLSVSLGALGSMVYERDLSGVTPRVLRGAVGIGLSPQESVPLLAQGVTANIKLPVIDVDAWKEVFSQITRVGFADSGQSSTSNGAMTYVPTTLAVRAESLVFGGRQFNHLVMGGGREDAVWRANLDSQELSGYLEFRQGSGNAVDSSAGRVYARLARLSIAPSEASEVEALLDAQPVSIPALDIVVDDFELRGKRFGRLEVDAINRMATGSSGAAGVREWRLHKFNLSVPEATLTASGNWTRLHAQDVMAASTPSTVAERRRTVLNFKLDVADGGALLARLGMKDVVRQASGKLEGQVAWIGSPLRLDYPTLGGAFTVNIASGQFLKADPGIAKLLGVLSLQSLPRRLMLDFRDVFSEGFSFDFLRGDVTVEHGMARTNNLQMKGVNAAVLMEGQADIDHETQDLKVVVVPEINAGTASLIASVINPAVGLGSFLAQVFLRRPLIESNTQELHVTGSWTDPQVSKVTHTPTNLKETKP, encoded by the coding sequence GTGACACCTGTCCCCTCCAAACTGCTGAAAACCTGGTCTGGTTTGACCCGCTGGCTGTTGAGTCTGGTGGTGCTGGCCTGGTTGCTGCTTGGCCTGGCCTGGAGTGTGTTGCACTGGTGGATTGTGCCGCGAATCGACAGCTTTCGTCCTCAGCTGGAAGCCCAGGCCTCGCGGGCATTGGGGGTACCCGTGAGTGTGGAGAGCATCACCGCCCAGTCCAGCGGTATGGTGCCCTCGTTTGAGTTGGTCAATGTCCGTCTGAACGATGCTCAAGGACGCGAGGCCCTGAGTTTGCCGCGTGTATTGGTCGCTTTGTCGGTGCGTTCGTTGTTCCGGCTGGGGTTTGAGCAGATTTACATTGATGTACCCAAATTGGATGTGCGCCGTCTGCCCGATGGTCGCGTCACCGTGGCGGGCCTGGACGTGGCAGGCGTTCCTGCGGCCGACTCGGCGATGCTCAACTGGTTTTTTTCCCAGCTTGAGTTCGCCATCCATGATGGTGTCGTACGCTGGACAGATGAGCAACGTGATGCCGAGCCGATTGTGTTGCAGCATGTTGATGTGGTGGCGCGAAACCGTGGACGACATCACGATTTGCGGCTGGATGCCACTCCACCCGAAATCTGGGGTGAGCGATTGAGTCTGAGGGGACGATTCGTCCAGCCTTTGTTGACGCGTCAAAATGGCCGCTGGCAGGAGTGGGACGGGCAGCTGTATGCAATTTCGGAACGCGTCGATTTATCCCAATTGCGGCGTTATGTGAATTTGGGTGTGGACATTCGCCAGGGGCGCGGAGCATTGCGAACTTGGATAGACGTCAGTCAGGGTCAGCCCGCGGCTGCGATGGTGGATGTGGCGTTGACCGAAGTGGATATGACCCTCGGAAAAACCTTGCAAGCTTTAGCCCTTCAGCGTGTGCAGGGGCGTGTTGGTGGACGCTTGCTGGCGAGTGGTTTTGAACTATCGACCCAGACCTTGTCTTTTGAAACTACCGATGGTTTGCATTGGCCTGGTGGCAATGTGCATGTGTTGTATATGGCTGGGGAGGGGCATATTCCGCCACGCGGTGAGGTACAAGCCGATCAACTTGACCTGGCGGCCTTGGCCCAGGTGGTGCAGCGCTTGCCGGTAGATGCGCAGTGGCGTGAAAAGTTGTTGCTTTATGCACCCAAAGGCATAACTGAGAAATTGGCTTTGACTTGGCAGGGCCCTGTCGGAGGGCTGCAGTCTTACACCGCCAAAGGGCGTTTGAGCCAGCTGGAGGTCGCGGCCGTGGCTCCGACACCCGGTGTACGCGGTTTGAGTGTGGACTTTGAACTGGATCAGCAGGCCGGCCGGGCCAATGTGCGACTGGATCAGGGTTTGCTGGACGTGCCGGGGGTGCTGCAGGACAGTCAGATTGAGGTTGCGCAATTGACGGCCTTGGCGCGCTGGCAAGTGAACGGTGAACGGATTGCGGTGCAATTTCCAGAGGTGAACTTTGCCAATGCGGATGGCGAGGGCAAAGCCCAAATCAAGTGGGAAACCTCGGATGCTGCGAAATCACCTGGACATAGCCGTTTTCCCGGCGTGCTTGATCTGCAGGCCACGCTCAGCCGGGTGGAAGGTAACCGGGTGTATCGTTATTTGCCCTTGGTGATTGACCAACTTGCGCGCGACTATGTGCGCGATGCGATCACTGCCGGACAGGCCAGTAATGTGCGTTTTGTGATCAAGGGTGACATGAGTCAGATGCCTCAGTCCGATGCGCGCCAGGGGGTGTTCAGAATCAGTGCGGATGTGCGTGATGCTGCGTTGTCTTTTGTGCCGCGTACCCTGCAAACGCCGCAAGAGTTGCCTTGGCCTTCGCTGACCGAGCTGAATGGTCAGCTGCTGATTGACCGTTTGCAATTGCAAGTGAAACAGGCGCGCGCCCGGTTGGCGGAAGCGCCTGGGGTGCAAATTTCCCAAACAAGTGTGACGATTGCAGACCTCCGACACACCAGCGTCAATGTCAATGCTGATTTGAAGGGTTCACTGCCAGAGGCTTTGCGGGTGATCAATGCTTCACCCATGGGGGGCTTGCTGGGTTTCGCTTTGGCCCATGCGGGTGTCACTGGCCAGGCTGAAGCCAAGCTCAAGTTGGTGTTGCCGATTGCACAATTGAACCAATCTACCGTACAAGGCAGCGTGGCGTTGAATGGCAATGATGTGCAGATCACGCCAGACAGTCCCAAACTCACGCGCACTCGAGGGCAGTTGAACTTTACCCAGGCAGGGTTGAGCCTGTCAGCGGTGCAGGCCCGCATGCTTGGGGGTGATGTGCGTCTGGATGGCGGTTTGGTCTTCGATCCAAGCACCACAGCTGCAAAAGGTGCGCCATCAGTCATTCGCGCCACAGGTATGGCAAGCGCTGAAGGTTTGCAGCAAGCCACGGAATTGGGGTTTGTGGCGCGTTTGGCTCAGCAAGCCAGTGGTATGACCGCCTATAACGCTACTCTGGGGTTTCGACAAGGCCAAACGGAGTTGCTGGTTCAAAGCAATCTTCAGGGCCTGGCGTTGAGTTTGCCCGCTCCGCTGCAAAAAAGTGCCCTCACGATGCTGCCACTGCGGTTTCAAACCGAACTCCTGAATGGTGTGGCGCAAGCAGGCACCTCCAAAGTGATGTTGTCGGATCGTTTGAGTGTGAGTTTGGGCGCTTTGGGGAGTATGGTCTATGAGCGTGACCTGTCTGGGGTCACACCCCGGGTGCTGCGTGGGGCTGTCGGTATAGGTTTGAGTCCGCAGGAGTCTGTTCCCTTGCTCGCACAAGGTGTCACGGCCAATATCAAGTTGCCAGTGATTGATGTGGATGCGTGGAAAGAGGTGTTTTCACAAATCACCAGAGTGGGTTTTGCCGATTCAGGCCAAAGCAGCACAAGCAACGGTGCCATGACCTATGTGCCGACCACGCTGGCGGTGCGTGCCGAGTCATTGGTGTTTGGCGGCCGACAATTCAATCACTTGGTGATGGGGGGGGGACGTGAGGATGCGGTGTGGCGTGCCAATCTGGATTCCCAGGAGCTCAGTGGGTATTTGGAGTTTCGACAGGGTTCGGGTAATGCGGTGGACAGCAGTGCCGGGCGTGTGTATGCACGATTGGCGCGCCTGAGCATTGCTCCGTCGGAGGCCTCAGAGGTTGAGGCCTTGCTTGATGCCCAGCCCGTCAGTATTCCCGCATTGGACATTGTGGTGGATGATTTCGAGCTGCGTGGCAAACGGTTTGGTCGTTTGGAGGTTGATGCCATTAATCGTATGGCCACGGGTAGTTCGGGGGCAGCGGGTGTGCGCGAATGGCGCTTGCATAAATTTAATCTGAGTGTGCCTGAGGCGACGTTGACGGCCAGTGGAAATTGGACTCGACTCCATGCGCAGGACGTGATGGCCGCCAGCACTCCATCGACGGTGGCTGAGCGCCGGCGCACGGTGCTCAATTTCAAACTGGATGTTGCTGACGGCGGGGCCTTGCTGGCCCGTTTGGGCATGAAAGATGTGGTGCGTCAGGCCAGTGGCAAGCTTGAGGGGCAGGTGGCCTGGATCGGCTCGCCTTTACGTTTGGATTACCCCACGTTGGGCGGGGCGTTTACCGTGAACATCGCTTCGGGCCAGTTCCTGAAAGCCGACCCCGGTATCGCCAAGCTGCTTGGGGTGCTCAGTCTTCAGTCACTCCCTCGGCGGCTGATGCTGGATTTTCGCGATGTCTTCAGCGAAGGTTTTTCATTTGATTTTTTGCGGGGTGATGTCACCGTTGAGCACGGCATGGCCCGTACCAATAATCTGCAAATGAAAGGGGTGAATGCAGCGGTGTTGATGGAAGGCCAGGCCGACATTGATCACGAAACCCAGGATTTGAAAGTGGTGGTGGTACCCGAAATCAATGCCGGGACGGCTTCATTGATTGCCTCGGTGATTAATCCTGCTGTGGGTTTGGGGTCATTTTTGGCGCAGGTGTTTTTGCGGCGACCTTTGATCGAGTCCAATACCCAGGAGTTACATGTGACGGGTAGCTGGACCGATCCCCAAGTGTCCAAAGTCACCCATACCCCAACCAATCTCAAGGAGACAAAACCATGA
- the glnE gene encoding bifunctional [glutamate--ammonia ligase]-adenylyl-L-tyrosine phosphorylase/[glutamate--ammonia-ligase] adenylyltransferase, whose protein sequence is MALHSRFAQRIHRRYESILTLLPPGCPGPAELKVTFTQLKAQGQSCANALRITRQLVVLRLLTLDCEQQLALAQVTQSMTDLAEFALNEALTEAQMALDQTHGAPMTPQGQRAQVWIVGMGKLGARELNVSSDIDLIYIYDEDGETAGNDTGRNRITNHEYFAKVVRAVYALVGDTTEHGFVFRVDLALRPNGNSGPAAVSLDALEEYLHVQGREWERFAWLKSRVVAPTDSVLSGATQALRKVVMPFVFRRYLDYNVFDALRILHRQIREHSVKRSAGHPERANDVKLSRGGIREIEFTVQLLQVVRAGQFPELRTRPTLSALPRLVRAGLMLAPAAANLARAYVFLRQLEHRIQYLDDQQTHVLPTQDQDLNWIAHTMGYETSQQLLGQLDAHREIVAQEFDKLLGGPNPQCKGCQSIKPTDAIQTMDELLPQLGESFRQRLDAWRAHPRVLALRDEARVRLWRLIARTAQWVKEGTVTEEAAVRLTDWIESLLRRESYLALLWERPNVHERLLRLLGAARWPAKYLMLHPGVIDELAGADIFYERFNPQEFETDLDHRRQALMGTGEDDEEALLNLLRRAHHAEVFRTLARDVEGKLSVEQVADDLSALADAVLRITTRWCWSLLKKAHRPEPQFGIIAYGKLGGKELGYGSDLDIVFVFDDEDENAPEIYAALVRKLINWLTVKTGEGDLYEIDTALRPNGNAGLLITSFKSYANYQQQRGSNTAWTWEHQAMTRARCVLGDTSLHERFDAVRQVVISAPRDESSLRAEIAAMRERMARAHPDKPGQFDIKQSAGGMIDAEFVMQFLVLSQSGAHPELMANAGNIALLERAETLGLLPQGLGHAAASAYRTMRQIQHKARLDETPSHVPTESLQAERNAILALWQHVFTSAH, encoded by the coding sequence ATGGCTCTCCACTCTCGATTTGCCCAGCGCATCCACCGCCGTTACGAGTCCATATTGACCCTGCTGCCCCCTGGTTGTCCAGGACCTGCAGAGCTGAAAGTCACCTTCACCCAACTCAAGGCACAAGGTCAAAGCTGTGCCAATGCGCTACGTATCACCCGTCAGCTGGTAGTGCTGCGACTGCTGACGCTGGACTGCGAACAGCAACTCGCTCTGGCGCAAGTGACCCAGTCCATGACCGACTTGGCTGAATTTGCCTTGAATGAGGCCCTGACAGAAGCCCAAATGGCGCTTGACCAAACCCACGGAGCTCCCATGACACCACAAGGTCAGCGGGCACAGGTGTGGATTGTGGGTATGGGCAAACTAGGGGCACGCGAACTGAATGTCTCAAGCGACATTGACCTGATTTACATCTATGACGAAGACGGCGAAACTGCGGGGAACGATACCGGACGAAACCGCATCACCAATCACGAATATTTTGCTAAAGTAGTGCGCGCAGTCTACGCGCTGGTCGGCGACACCACTGAACACGGTTTTGTATTCCGGGTAGATCTGGCGCTGCGCCCTAACGGTAACTCCGGCCCGGCGGCGGTGTCACTCGACGCTCTGGAAGAATACCTGCATGTACAGGGGCGCGAATGGGAGCGATTCGCCTGGCTCAAAAGCCGCGTGGTCGCGCCTACAGACAGTGTGCTCAGCGGTGCCACACAGGCACTACGCAAAGTGGTCATGCCCTTTGTGTTCAGGCGCTACCTTGACTACAACGTGTTTGATGCATTGCGCATACTGCACCGTCAAATTCGGGAGCATTCAGTCAAACGCAGTGCTGGCCATCCTGAACGAGCCAACGATGTGAAACTGTCACGTGGTGGCATCCGCGAGATTGAATTCACCGTACAACTGCTGCAAGTGGTACGCGCTGGTCAGTTCCCCGAATTACGCACCCGCCCGACCTTGAGCGCCTTGCCACGCTTGGTACGGGCAGGTTTGATGCTTGCACCCGCTGCTGCCAACCTGGCCAGAGCCTACGTTTTTTTGCGCCAGCTTGAGCACCGTATTCAATATCTGGACGACCAGCAAACGCATGTGCTGCCTACGCAGGATCAAGACCTGAACTGGATTGCACACACCATGGGGTATGAAACCTCACAGCAATTACTTGGGCAGCTGGATGCCCACCGCGAAATTGTGGCTCAAGAGTTTGATAAGCTGCTGGGCGGCCCTAACCCCCAATGTAAAGGCTGCCAGAGTATCAAACCAACCGATGCCATCCAAACCATGGACGAGCTCCTCCCTCAACTGGGAGAGAGCTTTCGCCAGCGGCTTGATGCCTGGAGAGCACACCCACGCGTGCTCGCCTTGCGTGACGAAGCTCGGGTTCGCCTGTGGCGCCTGATCGCACGCACCGCGCAATGGGTCAAGGAAGGCACGGTCACCGAAGAAGCCGCCGTGCGCTTGACGGACTGGATCGAATCCCTGCTGCGCCGTGAAAGTTACTTGGCTCTTTTGTGGGAGCGACCCAATGTACACGAACGTCTGTTGCGCCTGCTGGGAGCGGCTCGCTGGCCTGCCAAATACCTGATGCTGCACCCCGGTGTGATTGATGAGTTGGCTGGAGCAGACATTTTTTATGAACGCTTTAATCCTCAGGAGTTTGAGACCGACCTGGATCACCGCCGTCAGGCCCTCATGGGGACAGGGGAAGATGACGAAGAGGCTTTGCTGAACCTGCTGCGCCGAGCCCACCATGCCGAAGTGTTTCGCACCCTGGCGCGTGACGTGGAAGGCAAGCTCAGTGTGGAGCAAGTGGCCGACGACCTCAGTGCCCTGGCCGATGCAGTGCTACGCATCACCACCCGTTGGTGCTGGTCACTGCTGAAAAAAGCGCATCGTCCAGAACCGCAGTTTGGCATCATTGCCTATGGCAAGTTGGGGGGTAAGGAACTGGGCTACGGCAGCGATCTGGACATTGTGTTTGTATTTGATGACGAAGATGAAAACGCACCCGAGATTTACGCGGCCCTGGTGCGCAAACTCATCAACTGGTTAACCGTAAAAACCGGCGAGGGAGATTTGTATGAAATTGATACCGCATTACGTCCCAACGGCAATGCCGGTTTGCTGATCACCAGTTTTAAGTCTTACGCCAATTACCAGCAACAACGTGGCTCCAACACCGCCTGGACTTGGGAGCACCAAGCCATGACTCGTGCCCGCTGCGTGTTGGGAGATACCAGCTTGCACGAACGGTTTGATGCGGTACGCCAAGTGGTCATCTCCGCACCTCGCGATGAAAGCAGCCTGCGGGCTGAGATCGCAGCCATGCGTGAACGTATGGCGCGGGCACACCCAGACAAACCGGGTCAGTTTGACATCAAACAAAGCGCTGGTGGCATGATTGATGCCGAGTTTGTGATGCAATTTCTGGTGCTGTCACAATCTGGCGCACACCCTGAACTGATGGCCAACGCCGGTAACATCGCTTTGCTGGAACGTGCTGAAACCCTTGGTCTGCTACCCCAAGGGCTCGGTCATGCTGCCGCCAGCGCTTACCGTACCATGCGCCAAATACAGCACAAAGCCCGGCTGGACGAAACACCCAGCCATGTTCCAACAGAAAGCTTGCAAGCTGAGCGCAATGCTATTCTGGCGCTTTGGCAACATGTTTTTACCTCTGCCCACTGA
- a CDS encoding c-type cytochrome, whose protein sequence is MKKTAQIALLVIAATTLVACGQSAKDTHPQQLLTKRLAIFKKFTKTLEPMGLVARDRQDYVKADFMAQALALQELSTQPWEFFSADGNYPPTRAKPEVWSKAADFKQAQVSYLAAVDQLVKVSGSADLPAIRSSVDAVQKSCKSCHDQFRNETASSQ, encoded by the coding sequence ATGAAGAAAACTGCACAGATCGCGCTCCTTGTTATTGCGGCCACCACACTGGTAGCTTGCGGGCAAAGCGCCAAAGATACCCATCCACAGCAACTGTTAACCAAACGTCTGGCAATTTTCAAAAAATTCACCAAAACACTCGAACCCATGGGATTGGTCGCACGTGACAGGCAGGACTATGTCAAGGCCGACTTCATGGCCCAAGCCTTGGCTCTGCAAGAACTCTCCACGCAGCCCTGGGAGTTTTTCAGCGCTGATGGCAACTACCCGCCCACCCGTGCCAAACCCGAAGTCTGGAGCAAGGCGGCAGACTTCAAGCAGGCCCAGGTAAGTTATCTGGCCGCCGTGGATCAATTGGTAAAAGTCTCGGGCAGCGCCGATCTACCGGCCATTCGCAGCAGTGTGGATGCTGTGCAGAAAAGCTGTAAAAGCTGCCATGACCAGTTCCGCAATGAAACGGCCAGCAGCCAATAG